A single window of Luteipulveratus halotolerans DNA harbors:
- a CDS encoding amino acid ABC transporter permease: MSTSSTLPAPATLDPPAPDARPALQVVPRRRPWRWVGTALVVVLLAQLVNGLVTNPAWEWSTVGDYLFTTTILRALLTTIQLTVLGTVLGFALGVVLAAMRLSGSAFLQGVAWTYVWAFRSIPLIVQLLFWFNIAYLYKQLSIGVPFGPELFTFSTSNVIGAMGAAVLGLALHQAAYAAEIIRGGIASVDPGQLEAAAALGIPRRRQFFKIVLPQAMRSILPNATNEVISLFKGTSIVSVLAIPELFYQVQVIYGRTSRVVPLLIVATIWYVVLTTALSIGQYYLERHYAKGSTRVVPPTPLQRLRSRISACRTDAAAARGEVTR; the protein is encoded by the coding sequence ATGTCCACGTCATCGACGCTGCCCGCACCCGCCACGCTCGACCCACCCGCACCCGACGCCCGCCCGGCCCTGCAGGTCGTGCCCCGCCGTCGGCCCTGGCGCTGGGTCGGCACCGCGCTCGTCGTCGTCCTGCTCGCGCAGCTGGTCAACGGCCTGGTGACCAACCCCGCCTGGGAGTGGTCGACCGTCGGGGACTACCTGTTCACCACCACGATCCTGCGTGCGCTGCTCACCACGATCCAGCTGACCGTGCTCGGCACCGTGCTCGGCTTCGCCCTCGGCGTCGTGCTCGCGGCGATGCGGCTGTCGGGCAGCGCGTTCCTGCAAGGGGTCGCCTGGACCTACGTCTGGGCGTTCCGCTCGATCCCGCTGATCGTGCAGCTGCTGTTCTGGTTCAACATCGCCTACCTCTACAAGCAGCTCAGCATCGGCGTGCCGTTCGGACCGGAGCTGTTCACCTTCAGCACCAGCAACGTCATCGGGGCGATGGGCGCAGCGGTGCTCGGCCTCGCCCTGCACCAGGCGGCGTACGCGGCCGAGATCATCCGGGGCGGCATCGCCTCCGTCGACCCCGGACAGCTGGAAGCCGCTGCGGCACTGGGGATTCCGCGCCGCAGGCAGTTCTTCAAGATCGTGCTCCCGCAGGCGATGCGCTCGATCCTGCCCAACGCCACCAACGAGGTGATCAGCCTCTTCAAGGGCACCTCGATCGTGTCGGTGCTGGCGATCCCCGAGCTCTTCTACCAGGTGCAGGTGATCTACGGACGGACCTCGCGCGTCGTACCCCTGCTCATCGTCGCCACCATCTGGTACGTCGTCCTCACGACCGCGTTGTCCATCGGGCAGTACTACCTGGAGCGGCACTACGCCAAGGGCAGCACCCGAGTCGTACCGCCAACACCGTTGCAGCGCTTACGTTCTCGCATCTCGGCCTGCCGCACTGATGCCGCCGCCGCACGTGGCGAGGTGACCCGATGA
- a CDS encoding amino acid ABC transporter ATP-binding protein has product MSAAEAVRRPVVDVDHVTKSFGDHVVLRDISLSVEQGSVTVVLGPSGSGKSTLLRTINHLEKVDRGQIHVDGDLIGYRRQGDRLHELRERDVLRQRSRIGFVFQDFNLFPHLTVLQNVAEAPVSAQGRKRAEVEALAERLLARVGLSDKASAYPRQLSGGQQQRVAIARALALEPKVLLFDEPTSALDPELVGEVLDVIRSLADEGATLVVVTHEIGFAREIADTVVFMDHGQVVESGPPAQVIDSPTHERTRAFIRRVL; this is encoded by the coding sequence ATGAGCGCCGCCGAGGCCGTACGCCGGCCGGTCGTCGACGTCGACCACGTCACCAAGTCCTTCGGTGACCATGTCGTCCTTCGCGACATCTCGCTGAGCGTCGAGCAGGGCAGCGTCACCGTCGTGCTCGGTCCGTCCGGCTCGGGGAAGTCGACCCTGCTGCGCACGATCAATCATCTCGAGAAGGTCGACCGAGGACAGATCCACGTCGACGGCGACCTCATCGGCTATCGCCGTCAAGGCGATCGGTTGCACGAGCTGCGTGAGCGGGACGTGCTGCGTCAGCGTTCGCGGATCGGGTTCGTCTTCCAGGACTTCAACCTGTTCCCGCACCTCACGGTGCTGCAGAACGTCGCCGAGGCCCCCGTGTCCGCGCAAGGGCGCAAGCGTGCCGAGGTCGAGGCGCTGGCAGAGCGGCTGCTCGCCCGAGTCGGCCTGTCGGACAAGGCTTCTGCCTATCCGCGGCAGCTGTCCGGCGGTCAGCAGCAGCGCGTCGCCATCGCCCGAGCGCTGGCCCTGGAGCCGAAGGTGCTGCTGTTCGACGAGCCGACCTCGGCGCTCGACCCCGAGCTGGTCGGCGAGGTGCTCGACGTCATCCGGTCACTCGCCGACGAGGGCGCCACGCTCGTCGTCGTCACGCACGAGATCGGCTTCGCCCGCGAGATCGCCGACACGGTCGTGTTCATGGACCACGGCCAGGTCGTCGAGTCCGGGCCGCCTGCGCAGGTCATCGACTCCCCCACCCACGAGCGCACCCGCGCCTTCATCCGCCGCGTCCTCTGA
- a CDS encoding ABC transporter substrate-binding protein has translation MHTNAVRRRTTIAAVIGLGLTALAGCSEPQEAATKATIAPAAGEAKAQVVSYDTSPAQSERITGVRDAALNAQLPEAIRKRGTIIVGSGSAAGGSPPLGFTATDNKTPVGVETDIAHLISDILGVKPQVSTTSFENLFVGIDSDRYDVALSNVGVSEQRKEKYDFATYRLGLHAFEVPKDSTLKVRGAADVSGKRVGVSSGTLQEDVLLRWNAENTKAGRAPAKVVYYQNQADYYLALASGRIDAFLGPNPTATYHVATDGKTKIVGTVSSSYPVQGKVGVLTKKGSGLAPLAQKALNKAIADGSYAKVLKRWGLTSESVPTSELNPPGLPKPAGS, from the coding sequence ATGCACACCAACGCTGTTCGACGTCGTACGACGATCGCCGCCGTCATCGGACTCGGCCTGACCGCGCTGGCCGGCTGCTCCGAGCCGCAGGAGGCCGCGACCAAGGCCACCATCGCGCCGGCGGCCGGTGAGGCGAAGGCACAGGTCGTCAGCTACGACACCTCACCGGCCCAGTCGGAGCGCATCACGGGCGTGCGCGACGCGGCGCTCAACGCCCAGCTGCCCGAGGCGATCCGCAAGCGCGGCACGATCATCGTCGGCAGCGGGTCCGCTGCGGGCGGAAGCCCGCCGCTGGGGTTCACCGCCACGGACAACAAGACGCCGGTGGGCGTCGAGACCGACATCGCGCACCTGATCAGCGACATCCTCGGGGTCAAGCCGCAGGTGAGCACGACGTCGTTCGAGAACCTGTTCGTCGGCATCGACTCCGACCGCTACGACGTCGCCCTGTCCAACGTGGGCGTGAGCGAGCAGCGCAAGGAGAAGTACGACTTCGCGACCTACCGCCTCGGTCTGCACGCGTTCGAGGTGCCGAAGGACTCGACCCTGAAGGTCCGCGGTGCCGCGGACGTGTCCGGCAAGCGGGTCGGCGTCAGCTCGGGCACCCTGCAGGAGGACGTCCTGCTGCGCTGGAACGCCGAGAACACCAAGGCCGGACGTGCGCCGGCCAAGGTCGTCTACTACCAGAACCAGGCCGACTACTACCTCGCGCTCGCGTCGGGCCGCATCGACGCGTTCCTCGGGCCGAACCCCACCGCGACCTACCACGTCGCCACCGACGGCAAGACCAAGATCGTCGGCACGGTCTCGTCGAGCTATCCCGTGCAGGGCAAGGTCGGTGTCCTCACCAAGAAGGGCAGCGGCCTCGCCCCGCTGGCGCAGAAGGCGCTCAACAAGGCCATCGCCGACGGCTCGTACGCCAAGGTGCTCAAGCGCTGGGGGCTGACGTCCGAGTCCGTGCCCACGTCCGAGCTCAACCCGCCCGGTCTGCCGAAGCCGGCGGGGTCGTGA
- a CDS encoding FAD/NAD(P)-binding protein translates to MSPAQLVLVGGGPRALGVLERLSASLPGLAPGLVLDVHVIDPHPVGGGRVWRREQSELLWMNSTAADITVFTDESVTCDGPVRPGPSLAEWAAGPGRVRLHALGLESPVQPGDFAPRWVQAEYLRWVWDRLVADLPDSVRLYEHGERAVALDEVRRGGRPAGQRVTLESGQQIDADLVVLAQGYLDHEPTSEQAQWLRASTSRGLTYVPPGYTADLDLSGLRPGEPVIVRGMGLAFVDLCVLVAQGRGGRFSGSGSELTYHPSGREPVLYAGSRRGVPYHSKLGYDIGATGPAPTRHLRPEALAGIGTLDFDAQVRPLVAREMTDLHYRRLFQAHPERTVGSFDDLEALIATSDVTSQGFLDAAARQVPDPRDRFDLALVDRPMGAGRWADRSAYEQDVVRHVEDDVRRRADPAYSSDRAVFDGLLSIYAVIAGLASAGRLTPTDRVLRLEQEFHGFFSFLASGPPPRRLAELLALHRAGVLRFIGPDTRVSLTDNGFRAESPAVGGAVESRALVDARLPRPDVLASTDPLIRGLLRRGELAADSVYDAEGGRVRGGQLLSDEHCRAVRADGTSHPSRFLVGPSVSGSVGAGGFTRPRFNGAGLRQNDALARHLLTRLAHPAASVLRSPHKEHRHAS, encoded by the coding sequence GTGAGCCCGGCTCAGCTGGTCCTCGTGGGTGGTGGTCCGCGCGCCCTCGGCGTGCTCGAACGCCTCTCCGCGAGCCTTCCCGGGCTCGCACCGGGCCTGGTGCTCGACGTGCACGTGATCGACCCGCACCCGGTCGGCGGCGGGCGCGTGTGGCGGCGCGAGCAGTCCGAGCTGCTGTGGATGAACTCGACGGCGGCGGACATCACGGTGTTCACCGACGAGTCGGTGACGTGCGACGGCCCGGTGCGGCCCGGTCCCTCGCTCGCCGAGTGGGCGGCCGGTCCCGGCCGAGTCCGTCTGCACGCCCTCGGCCTCGAGTCTCCCGTGCAGCCAGGCGATTTCGCGCCCCGTTGGGTCCAGGCGGAGTACCTGCGCTGGGTCTGGGACCGCCTCGTCGCCGACCTGCCCGACTCGGTGCGGCTGTACGAGCACGGTGAGCGCGCTGTCGCCCTCGACGAGGTACGCCGGGGCGGGCGGCCCGCCGGTCAGCGCGTCACGCTGGAGTCCGGTCAGCAGATCGACGCCGACCTGGTCGTGCTCGCGCAGGGCTACCTCGACCACGAGCCGACGTCCGAGCAGGCGCAGTGGCTGCGCGCGAGCACCTCGCGCGGGCTGACCTACGTGCCGCCCGGCTACACCGCCGACCTCGACCTGTCCGGGCTGCGTCCGGGCGAGCCGGTGATCGTGCGCGGCATGGGCCTGGCGTTCGTCGACCTGTGCGTGCTGGTCGCCCAGGGACGCGGCGGTCGGTTCAGCGGCTCGGGCTCCGAGCTGACCTACCACCCGTCGGGTCGGGAGCCGGTGCTGTACGCCGGGTCGCGGCGCGGGGTGCCGTACCACTCCAAGCTCGGCTACGACATCGGCGCGACCGGTCCGGCCCCGACCCGGCACCTGCGACCCGAGGCTCTCGCCGGCATCGGCACACTCGACTTCGACGCTCAGGTCCGACCGCTCGTCGCGCGCGAGATGACGGATCTGCACTACCGCCGCCTGTTCCAGGCCCACCCGGAGCGGACCGTCGGCTCGTTCGACGACCTCGAGGCGCTCATCGCGACCTCCGACGTCACCTCCCAGGGGTTCCTCGACGCGGCGGCCCGGCAGGTGCCCGACCCGCGTGACCGCTTCGACCTCGCACTCGTGGACCGCCCGATGGGGGCGGGTCGGTGGGCCGACCGGTCTGCGTACGAGCAGGACGTCGTGCGTCACGTCGAGGACGACGTACGCCGCCGAGCCGATCCGGCGTACTCCAGCGACCGGGCGGTCTTCGACGGGCTGCTGTCGATCTACGCGGTCATCGCCGGTCTCGCGTCCGCCGGGCGGCTCACCCCCACCGACCGCGTGCTGCGGCTGGAGCAGGAGTTCCACGGCTTCTTCTCGTTCCTGGCCAGTGGTCCGCCGCCGCGTCGGCTCGCCGAGCTGCTCGCTCTGCACCGCGCCGGCGTCCTGCGGTTCATCGGGCCGGACACGCGAGTCTCGTTGACCGACAACGGTTTTCGTGCGGAGTCGCCCGCGGTCGGTGGCGCCGTCGAGTCTCGTGCGCTGGTCGACGCGCGGTTGCCCCGCCCGGACGTGCTCGCCAGCACCGACCCCCTCATCCGCGGTCTGCTGCGGCGCGGCGAGCTCGCGGCCGACAGCGTGTACGACGCCGAGGGCGGCCGCGTGCGCGGTGGTCAGCTCCTGTCGGACGAGCACTGCCGCGCGGTCCGCGCCGACGGCACCTCGCACCCGAGCCGGTTCCTCGTCGGACCGTCCGTCTCGGGCAGCGTCGGGGCCGGCGGCTTCACCCGACCTCGCTTCAACGGCGCGGGCCTGCGCCAGAACGACGCGCTGGCCCGCCACCTGCTCACCCGGCTCGCGCATCCCGCCGCGAGCGTCCTTCGATCACCGCACAAGGAGCACCGTCATGCCAGTTGA
- a CDS encoding LLM class flavin-dependent oxidoreductase, whose translation MPVEFLGMAANHDGTETHARTGGALDLAYAAKLARAHEDNGWDRILFAYHSGSPDPAQVAAYLAGQTDHLRLVVAHRPNTAAPTLTAKTLATLDHISGGRVEVHVITGGSTADQAAEGDHLDKDARYGRTREFIQILKQAWTSAEPFDYAGEHYRLQNFLADIRPLQQPRPRISFGGSSAAAYDVGAQEADVFALWGEPLAGTREQIDTIRTAAAHVGRPLPTIQVAFRPILAATDELAWEKAQRTLGQITATPSPRGRLRQGAPENAGSQRLLAAAADGERHDRALWTATSAATGGGGNSTALVGTPETVAAALLDYYDLGVRIFSARGYHLYDDAVDFGRHVIPLVRDEVARRERAAGHADHEAPAAVAS comes from the coding sequence ATGCCAGTTGAGTTCCTGGGTATGGCCGCCAACCACGACGGCACCGAGACGCACGCCCGCACGGGCGGCGCGCTCGATCTCGCCTACGCCGCCAAGCTCGCCCGGGCGCACGAGGACAACGGCTGGGACCGGATCCTGTTCGCCTACCACTCCGGGTCACCCGACCCGGCCCAGGTCGCGGCGTACCTCGCCGGCCAGACCGACCACCTGCGCCTGGTCGTCGCCCACCGCCCCAACACCGCGGCGCCGACGCTCACCGCCAAGACGCTCGCCACGCTCGACCACATCAGCGGCGGCCGGGTCGAGGTCCATGTCATCACCGGTGGCTCCACGGCCGACCAAGCGGCTGAGGGCGATCACCTCGACAAGGACGCCCGCTACGGCCGCACCCGCGAGTTCATCCAGATCCTCAAGCAGGCGTGGACCTCCGCCGAGCCGTTCGACTACGCCGGCGAGCACTACCGCCTGCAGAACTTCCTGGCCGACATCAGGCCGCTCCAGCAGCCGCGTCCGCGCATCTCGTTCGGCGGCTCGTCCGCGGCGGCGTACGACGTGGGCGCGCAGGAGGCCGACGTCTTCGCCCTCTGGGGTGAGCCGCTCGCCGGCACACGGGAGCAGATCGACACGATCCGCACCGCAGCGGCGCACGTCGGCCGTCCGCTGCCGACGATCCAGGTCGCCTTCCGGCCGATCCTCGCAGCGACCGACGAGCTCGCCTGGGAGAAGGCCCAGCGCACACTCGGTCAGATCACCGCCACGCCGAGCCCGCGCGGACGACTTCGGCAGGGCGCCCCGGAGAACGCCGGGTCGCAGCGCCTGCTCGCCGCCGCCGCGGACGGCGAACGTCACGACCGCGCGCTGTGGACCGCCACCTCCGCAGCGACCGGAGGCGGCGGCAACTCGACCGCGCTCGTCGGCACGCCCGAGACCGTCGCCGCCGCGCTGCTCGACTACTACGACCTCGGCGTGCGCATCTTCTCCGCACGCGGCTATCACCTGTACGACGACGCGGTCGACTTCGGGCGGCACGTCATCCCTCTCGTGCGCGACGAGGTCGCTCGACGTGAGCGCGCAGCGGGCCACGCCGACCACGAGGCGCCCGCGGCGGTGGCGTCATGA
- a CDS encoding DUF1684 domain-containing protein: MSGDSTAVVDEAGSLDWAEVGATRVQLLRRGGRFALRTRDPLAPTRKRFSSVPVFDFDPDWVVEGRLTRYAAPLRVEVSTARPDLRQHVTVIGELALDVHGHEYRLRAGENADGTLQVLFHDTTNGTETAGWRTVTTRRPGPDGDVLVDLNRAVNLPYAFTEFGTCPAPPEGNVIDVPVTAGERKPA; encoded by the coding sequence GTGAGCGGTGACTCGACCGCGGTCGTCGACGAAGCCGGCTCGCTGGACTGGGCCGAGGTCGGCGCCACTCGCGTCCAGCTGCTGCGCCGCGGAGGCCGGTTCGCCCTGCGGACCCGTGACCCGCTCGCGCCCACCCGGAAGCGGTTCAGCTCGGTGCCCGTCTTCGACTTCGACCCCGACTGGGTGGTCGAGGGCCGCCTGACCCGGTATGCCGCCCCGCTCCGGGTCGAGGTGTCGACCGCGCGCCCCGACCTGCGTCAGCACGTGACCGTCATCGGCGAGCTCGCGCTCGACGTGCACGGCCACGAGTACCGGCTGCGAGCCGGCGAGAACGCCGACGGCACCCTGCAGGTGCTCTTCCACGACACCACCAACGGCACCGAGACCGCCGGATGGCGCACCGTCACCACGCGCCGGCCGGGGCCTGACGGCGACGTCCTCGTCGACCTCAACCGCGCGGTCAACCTGCCGTACGCGTTCACCGAGTTCGGCACCTGCCCGGCGCCGCCCGAGGGCAACGTGATCGACGTGCCCGTGACCGCCGGCGAGAGGAAGCCCGCGTGA
- a CDS encoding LLM class flavin-dependent oxidoreductase, protein MRLCTYTLIDNSPDPVSGQALSPHDRFQHVVRQAQWAEELGFDAYGVGERHAQRFVSSSPPVVLSYIAARTSRIRLLTTVTVLSLLDPVRVAEDYATLDQLSGGRLDIIIGKGNDPEQNALFGYDLEGQWDRNREKYELLRRLLHEENVTWSGRYRPDLVDATTQPRPLQQPSIPVWHGSASSTESTELAARFGEPLFSANGFHPLEKYAALIRHYRERWEAHGHAPADAVVGAGFIALLVAPTSQEAVRTYRPAFEAFVRSPGAQHNQLPFTTVEEFIEQGSALVGSREQVIDKLGRYHEAFGHELTGIPLEVPGLPDDVVRRSVETFVSDIAPQLRTTYSSRVWPDLARPAA, encoded by the coding sequence GTGAGGCTGTGCACGTACACCCTGATCGACAACAGCCCGGATCCTGTTTCAGGGCAAGCGCTTTCGCCGCACGACCGGTTCCAGCACGTCGTGCGTCAGGCGCAGTGGGCCGAGGAGCTCGGGTTCGACGCGTACGGCGTCGGCGAACGCCACGCACAGCGGTTCGTGTCGTCCTCGCCGCCGGTCGTGCTGTCGTACATCGCTGCCCGCACGTCGCGGATCCGGCTGCTCACCACGGTCACGGTGCTCTCACTCCTGGACCCCGTCCGGGTGGCCGAGGACTACGCGACCCTCGACCAGCTGAGCGGCGGCCGGCTCGACATCATCATCGGCAAGGGCAACGACCCTGAGCAGAACGCGCTGTTCGGGTACGACCTCGAGGGCCAGTGGGACCGCAACCGCGAGAAGTACGAGCTGCTGCGCCGGCTGCTGCACGAGGAGAACGTGACCTGGTCGGGCCGCTACCGCCCCGATCTCGTCGACGCGACCACGCAGCCACGACCGCTGCAGCAGCCGAGCATCCCGGTCTGGCACGGCTCGGCATCATCCACCGAGTCCACCGAGCTCGCGGCGCGCTTCGGCGAGCCGCTCTTCTCTGCCAACGGCTTTCACCCGTTGGAGAAGTACGCCGCCCTGATCCGCCACTACCGCGAGCGCTGGGAGGCTCATGGCCACGCCCCGGCGGACGCGGTCGTGGGCGCCGGATTCATCGCCCTGCTCGTCGCTCCCACCTCACAGGAGGCGGTCCGGACGTACCGGCCGGCGTTCGAGGCGTTCGTCCGCTCCCCCGGCGCGCAGCACAACCAGCTGCCGTTCACGACCGTCGAGGAGTTCATCGAGCAGGGCTCGGCCCTGGTCGGCTCGCGTGAGCAGGTGATCGACAAGCTCGGCCGCTACCACGAGGCGTTCGGGCACGAGCTGACCGGCATCCCGCTGGAGGTGCCCGGCCTGCCCGACGACGTCGTACGCCGATCGGTCGAGACGTTCGTCAGCGACATCGCCCCGCAGCTGCGGACGACGTACTCCTCACGCGTCTGGCCCGACCTGGCTCGACCCGCCGCCTGA
- a CDS encoding ABC transporter permease: MSAATLVGDATTVARRNLIKIKRVPDLLVFTTMQPIMFVLLFGFVFGSLAPADPQGYREFMMAGIFAQTIVFGATITGSGMAEDMQKGVIDRFRTLPMHPSSVLAGRTVSDLLNNVIVLIVMSLTGLLIGWRIREGVVGALVAYGLMLLFAYAFSWVFAYVGLKVRAPEIVNNAAFMVIFPLTFIANTFVPAENMPGVLKAIAGWNPISTITHAARDNFGNLFAMPDPGGRSQAARLDEIEYTWALQHAEIYTLGWIVLLLAIFVPLSTAAYKKAVAR; the protein is encoded by the coding sequence ATGAGTGCAGCCACCCTGGTGGGCGACGCGACCACGGTCGCCCGTCGCAACCTCATCAAGATCAAGCGGGTCCCCGACCTGCTGGTCTTCACCACGATGCAGCCGATCATGTTCGTGCTGCTGTTCGGCTTCGTGTTCGGCAGCCTGGCCCCGGCCGACCCGCAGGGCTACCGCGAGTTCATGATGGCCGGCATCTTCGCGCAGACCATCGTCTTCGGCGCCACGATCACCGGCTCCGGCATGGCCGAGGACATGCAGAAGGGCGTCATCGACCGGTTCCGTACGCTGCCGATGCACCCGAGCTCGGTGCTGGCCGGTCGCACGGTCTCCGACCTGCTCAACAACGTCATCGTCCTGATCGTCATGTCACTCACCGGCCTGCTGATCGGCTGGCGCATCCGCGAAGGCGTGGTCGGCGCCCTGGTCGCGTACGGCCTGATGCTGCTGTTCGCCTACGCGTTCTCGTGGGTGTTCGCCTACGTCGGGCTCAAGGTGCGGGCGCCCGAGATCGTCAACAACGCGGCGTTCATGGTGATCTTCCCGCTGACGTTCATCGCCAACACGTTCGTGCCGGCCGAGAACATGCCCGGCGTCCTGAAGGCCATCGCCGGCTGGAACCCGATCTCGACGATCACGCATGCGGCGCGCGACAACTTCGGCAACCTGTTCGCGATGCCCGATCCGGGCGGTCGCTCCCAGGCGGCCCGCCTCGACGAGATCGAGTACACCTGGGCGCTCCAGCACGCCGAGATCTACACCCTCGGCTGGATCGTGCTGCTGCTCGCGATCTTCGTCCCGCTGTCGACGGCCGCGTACAAGAAGGCCGTCGCCCGCTGA
- a CDS encoding ATP-binding cassette domain-containing protein: MTEAVRAEGLVKHYKDVKAIDGVSLSVPEGTVLGVLGPNGAGKTTTVRVLTTLIKPDAGTATVAGRDIVKEPDEVRSLIGVSGQYAAVDEYLTGYENLEMIGRLYHLGGSASRARARELLAEFRLEDAADRPAKTYSGGMRRRLDLAGALVARPPVIFLDEPTTGLDPRSRGDMWEVIAGLVREGTSLLLTTQYLEEADRLADNIIVVDRGQVIAEGTADQLKDQVGGERLSVTVADAARLPEVAELLGRLGSGAGEIDEHTRTVIAPVSGGVESLLLAVRQLDDRSITVQDIGIRRPTLDDAFLSLTGHKAEDDQQEQGEPEDEREREAQRA, translated from the coding sequence GTGACTGAAGCAGTGCGAGCAGAAGGCCTCGTCAAGCACTACAAGGACGTCAAGGCGATCGACGGTGTGTCGCTGAGCGTGCCCGAGGGTACGGTCCTCGGCGTGCTCGGGCCCAACGGCGCGGGCAAGACCACGACGGTGCGGGTGCTGACGACCCTCATCAAGCCCGACGCGGGCACGGCCACCGTCGCCGGCCGCGACATCGTCAAAGAACCCGACGAGGTGCGCAGCCTGATCGGGGTGTCGGGTCAGTACGCCGCGGTCGACGAATACCTCACGGGCTACGAGAACCTCGAGATGATCGGTCGGCTCTACCACCTGGGCGGCTCGGCCTCTCGCGCTCGCGCGCGTGAGCTGCTGGCCGAGTTCCGGCTGGAGGACGCTGCAGACCGTCCGGCGAAGACGTACTCCGGCGGTATGCGCCGACGCCTCGACCTCGCCGGTGCACTGGTCGCGCGCCCGCCGGTGATCTTCCTCGACGAGCCGACCACCGGCCTCGACCCGCGCAGCCGCGGTGACATGTGGGAGGTCATCGCCGGCCTCGTCCGTGAGGGCACGTCGCTGCTGCTCACGACGCAATACCTCGAAGAGGCCGACCGCCTGGCCGACAACATCATCGTCGTCGACCGCGGGCAGGTGATCGCCGAGGGCACCGCCGACCAGCTCAAGGACCAGGTCGGCGGCGAACGCCTCTCGGTGACCGTCGCCGACGCGGCCCGACTGCCCGAGGTCGCCGAGCTGCTCGGCCGGCTCGGGTCCGGAGCCGGCGAGATCGACGAGCACACCCGGACGGTCATCGCGCCGGTGAGCGGCGGCGTCGAGTCGCTGCTGCTCGCCGTGCGCCAGCTCGACGACCGTTCGATCACGGTGCAGGACATCGGGATTCGTCGCCCGACCCTCGACGACGCCTTCCTCTCACTGACCGGTCACAAGGCCGAGGACGATCAGCAGGAGCAGGGCGAGCCCGAGGACGAGCGCGAGCGAGAGGCACAGCGAGCATGA
- a CDS encoding TIGR03086 family metal-binding protein, which yields MSARPDLHAATTLVARTVEAVPDDRLDAPTPCPDYSVGDLLDHVAGLSTAFTWAARKEGLDRLSEPPAPGSRDNLVDDWRTVIPARLRDLATAWESPDAWDGMTQAGGVEMPGEVGGLVALNEVLVHGWDLAAATGQSYEPDAASLQSGLTFASQFDEGGSGEAFGPKVATPAGAPELQQLLAHNGRDIAWRP from the coding sequence ATGTCCGCACGACCTGACCTGCACGCCGCCACCACCCTGGTCGCCCGCACCGTCGAGGCGGTGCCCGACGACCGGCTCGACGCCCCCACGCCATGTCCCGACTACTCCGTCGGCGACCTGCTCGACCACGTCGCCGGCCTGTCGACCGCGTTCACCTGGGCGGCGCGCAAGGAGGGCCTCGACCGGCTGAGCGAGCCGCCTGCACCGGGCAGCCGCGACAACCTTGTCGACGACTGGCGCACGGTCATCCCGGCCCGGCTGCGCGACCTCGCCACAGCCTGGGAGTCCCCCGACGCCTGGGACGGCATGACCCAGGCGGGCGGTGTCGAGATGCCCGGCGAGGTCGGCGGCCTCGTCGCGCTCAACGAGGTGCTCGTACATGGGTGGGACCTCGCCGCGGCGACCGGTCAGTCGTACGAGCCTGATGCGGCCTCCCTGCAGAGCGGCCTGACGTTCGCGAGCCAGTTCGACGAGGGCGGCTCGGGTGAGGCGTTCGGTCCGAAGGTGGCGACGCCCGCCGGCGCGCCCGAGCTGCAGCAGCTGCTCGCGCACAACGGCCGCGACATCGCCTGGCGCCCCTAG